The DNA region TGGGGTCATGGGCCTCCACCTGTCCGCTGAAGACCAGGGACAGTCGTATTCTTGAGACGATACCATGACGCCTCCTTGGGGCTGTTTGGAGCCTgagccttctttttcttttgtcagGCTACGGATCAACTTTCTTCGCCTCGCCTTCCCTTCGGATTCACCTATCAGTGGCGTTTTGCACCTGGCTTGGCTCATCCACCATTTCTGTTTATCATTCGACAGCCTTGGTCATCCATTTGGCGTGTGTTTGGGCTGGGTTTTGTCGGATTTGGGGAGTcttgggggtttgggacGGGTTCAGCGCTGtgttttttaattttcttgATCGTTGCATATTTTTTGCTGGTTGGTCGATATGGGATTTTTCTttcgaggaagagaagaagtACCTACACGAGGAAGGGAGAGAGCATTGCATGGATATTGTGATTATGCtaaggaaaagggggtatTTAATGCGTTGGAATTGATTGCTTTTTATCCCAAGTCCTTTGCTCGACAAGCAAGAGAAGCGGAGGGGTGGGGCGGGGCTATCTTGATTCGAGTATGATATGGGCAACAGGACTCTAtttgggtgggttggggattTGGGATCGGTTGGGCTGGTTGGTTCTTTGTATTTATTTTGCTTTTCTTCCAGCGGTTGGCTTCTTTAGGGAGGTAATCTGGCCTGGGAGTTTTTGTCGGATTTGGGATTTGGCTTGGGGGTTGctttgtgtgtgtgggtggggtggtggtatcGGCGGATGGGGAGAGCAGGAAGGACCGAGTTATATTGCTTCTCTGTCATGTCTGGGTTTGCCCAACAACAGACAGTACCTTGTCTTGGGCTTTCCTACTGCTAGACACTTCACAACCCTCACAACAAATAGCAACATGAGATAACATAGCATAAGACTCTCGACAGAACAACAAAGCATtgattttattttttaaatgcttttttttctttgttgcGACATGTGACACCCATCTATCTATCTATTTCCTCCCACTCGCAAACTTTTCGTGCCACTTTCCCCTCTTTTTGACCTCGGGGgcggcagcggtggtgggtACGGGGACGAGCTCGACGGTTTCGTGGAGCGTGGCTATGGCTTTTAGACCGCTGGTGTCTGTTGgttcgaggatgatgagggcgtTGGAGGTGTTTTTTTGGCGGAGGGAGTAGGAttttgaggtggaggggacggagaggagggccgaggttggggagggagagattgTTAGTCTGGAcagagaggggggaggttagCATGGGGGAatgaggcgggggaggagagggggagggaggcttACACAGGTGGGTTCTCCCCCTCTAGTAGCGCTACGAGGTCGGGTGGGAGTTCGATGAGTTTGTACCCTGCTACCGAGTCtgggtcggggagggagaagggcgagggcgCTGGTGGGTGGTAGAGGGGGACTGTGGGGTGGGTTTGTTGGGTTGACATTGCTGTGGTCTCTGGTTTCTCGGGTCTGAAGGTGTGGCGTTTTGTTTGTAGGGATGACGCGGAAACAAAAACGAAAAAACAAGATGAATAGA from Podospora pseudopauciseta strain CBS 411.78 chromosome 6, whole genome shotgun sequence includes:
- a CDS encoding hypothetical protein (EggNog:ENOG503P8BC; COG:S) is translated as MSTQQTHPTVPLYHPPAPSPFSLPDPDSVAGYKLIELPPDLVALLEGENPPVLTISPSPTSALLSVPSTSKSYSLRQKNTSNALIILEPTDTSGLKAIATLHETVELVPVPTTAAAPEVKKRGKWHEKFASGRK